CAGAGGCGGTGTTGACAAGTCTTTTATCATATTGGTCGATCTCTTTTTAACATTTCCGACCTTCTTCTTGCTTTTGGCAATGGTCAGCTATATGAACGCTTCCATATTTGTCTTAATTGTTATTATCTCCATTACAGGCTGGATGACAACGGCAAGGCTTATTCGTGCTGAGAGTTTTAAAATAGGCTCTCAAGGGTACATCAAGATTTTGGATATTGCAAAAGTTTCAAAAATCAAAATTCTTCTGAAATATTACGCACCCATTTTAGCACCTATCTATTTTGTCAGTTTTACATTTGGAGTTGGGGGAGCTATTCTCTCGGAGTCGGGTCTTAGTTTCTTGGGACTTGGGATAGTCGCTCCGCAGATGAGCTGGGGGACGATACTCAGCGGCGGGAAAGATGTTGTTGAGATCGCTTGGTGGGTTAGTTTCTTTCCGGGTTTAATGATATTTTTGGTGACATTTTCTCTAATAAATATCTCAAACTATCTCCAACATAAAACAAACCAAAAAGATATACAAACAACCTAACAGAAGGAATGGCTATGAAAGAGAAACAGATTGGATACTACTTTATTGTTTTAGCCAGTGTAGTGATAATATTAGCCGGGATTAAAACTGCTTCATCGATCATAGTTCCTTTTTTACTCTCTATTTTTATTGCGATCATATTAGCACCAACATTTTCATACTTAAAATCAAAAGGTCTGCCTTCAGCACTCTCTCTCGTTGTAGTTTTAGGTCTGTTTATGCTTCTTATTGTTTTAGTTGTAAAGCTGATCTCAACCTCTGCATATCAGTTTACTAATAATATTGAAGATTACTCATCGAAGCTGAATATTTATTATCAATATGTTGTAGATTTTGCAAACACTATAGGCTACACTTTGACAACAGAGTCTGTGTCGGAGATGGTAAACGCTAAGCAGATAATGAAATTTATCTCCTCTATGGTTCAAGGTGTCGGTGCACTTTTTACAAACGGTTTTGTTGTGATTCTGACAGTTGCATTTATGTTGCTAGAGGCAGATACCTTTGTCGAGAAGATAAAAAGAAGTTCTAAAAATGGGCTCTCTCATATAGATGAGATCTTCTCAAAAATAAAACACTATATGATAATTAAAGCGCTTATCTCTTTCGTGACGGCATTTATTATCTATGTAGCACTTGTCTTAATCGGTACAGATTATCCTTTCCTTTGGGCTGTACTTGCATTTTTACTCAACTTTATTCCAAACATAGGTTCAATTTTAGCAGCAGTTCCTGCAGTACTTATATCTTTAGTGGAGTTGGGTTTTGTAAGTGCTTCACTCGTAGCGGGTATATATGTAGCGGTAAACATTATCATAGGCTCAATAGTTGAGCCTAAAATTATGGGAAAAGGTTTAGGAGTATCTACCTTAGTTGTCTTTCTCTCATTAATTTTTTGGGGCTGGCTGCTTGGAATAGTTGGGATGTTCCTTTCAATTCCACTTACAATCATGGCCAAAATCATTTTTAATGCAAACGAAAAGACACAATGGATTGCACTTTTACTTGATGATGGAGAAAATTTAAAAAAATAGGTTTTTATAAGTGTATTGAATATGTTACAATAGATGAAAATAACAAAAGGCTAATCTATGGACATATCCCCCACTATACATGAAGAAGTGAAAAATCTTGCGCGAAGTTGGCAAGAGAAGATAGAAGTCTCCAGAGAAGCAAAAGAGCAAGAGTTCCATCAAATGATGCTCAAAATGTTACATAATCCACTTAATAAAATTTTTCTTATTGAATTGCTTGACCAGAGTTTTCGATCAAATGATACAAAACGAATAGCAGATCAATTGGAGTACATCTTTGAAAAATATGGTACAACTGATTTCTTTTCAACGTTTGAGCAGATACTTATCTGGCTTTTTAGAGAGATTGGGATATACGTAAGTGCTATCTCTGTACCTCTATTTATAAAATATTTACGCAATGATATTAGCAGTATCGTTATACAGGGGGAAGATGAACTTTTAGCAAAACATCTGCAAAAACGTAAGGCTGAAGGTACACGGGTCAATATCAATATAATCGGAGAGATCGTTCTCAGTGAAGCAGAAGCGCAAAAACGTCAAGAGAAATATATAAAAGTTCTCCAAAATCAAGATATCGATTATCTCTCTATAAAAATCTCCAACCTTTTTTCTCAGTTTGTCCCTTATGCACACCAAAACAGTGTTGAAAAAATCTCTGCTAGAGTTGAAAAAATTTATGAAGCTGCACTGGAAAACGGAGAGAAGTTTGTAAATCTTGATATGGAGGAGTATAAAGATATTGAGATCACTATAGATGTTTTCAAATCACTACTTTCCCAAGAGCGTTTTAAAGGTTTATATGCAGGAATAGTAATTCAAAACTATCTTCCAGATGCTATGAGCTACATAAAAGATTTAACGGTTTGGGCAAAAGAAAGAGTAGCAGAGGGTGGTGCACCAATAAAGATACGTATAGTAAAAGGTGCAAATCAGGAGATGGAGCTTACAGAAGCGAGTTTACGCGGTTGGCCTGCTGTCACATTTTCAAGTAAAGCGCAGAGTGATGCAAATTTTAAAGTTGCTATGAATTATCTTCTTGACCCTGATGTAGCACCATATGTGCATACCGGTGTTGCATCACACAATCTTTTTGACCATGCTTTAGCTGTCTTACTTGCAAAAAAGCGTAATGTTGAACAGTATCTTACAGCAGAGATGTTAGAGGGGATGAGTGAAGCTGCATACCAGGCACTTAAAAGTGAAGACATAAATGTGGTTTTATATGCGCCCACTGCTACAAAAGAGACATTTACAAATGCGATCGCATACCTTGTTCGCCGTTTTGATGAAAACACTGCGGAAAATAATTTTTTAAGTCACAGTTTCGGCTTAAAGGTTGATAGTCAAGAGTGGAAGATACTTCTTAAAAGTTATGATGATGCTATAGCATTGATGGAGAATCTTGATTCAAAACCATACCGTACACAAGATAGAAATAAAGAGGTAGAGAAAGAGGAATTTGATATTCAAAACTATCATTTTACAAATGAAGCTGATACAGACTTTGTTTTGCCTCAAAACAGAAAATGGGCTGAAGCAATCCGCGATAAATGGATGAATATTGGAGAAAATGGTGGTATAGATGCATATCCTGTAATTTCGGGAGAGGAAAGAAAACATCAGGAAAATAAACATGATGTGTATGACAAGTCCCAGTATCATGAAAAAAAGAAAGTTGGTTCATTTGCGAGAGCTACTTTAGAAGATATGCAATTAGCAGTGCAAACAGCAAAAGAGGATCCTGACGGTTGGAGAGAACTCTCACAGCAGCAAAGACAAAAAGTTCTAATGGATGTAGCAGAGGAGTTTAGAAAAGCCAGAGGTGAGCTTATCGGTATCGCAGCAGCTGAAGTTGGAAAAGTTTTTAGCGAAACAGATGTAGAGGTTAGTGAAGCGATCGACTTTTTAAACTTTTACCCTTACAGTGTTGAAAAACTCTCTTCTTTAGAAGGGATAAGTGTTACACCTAAAGGGGTGGGTGTAGTGATTAGTCCATGGAACTTTCCTATCGCCATACCTGTTGGTGGAGTTGCAGCCAGTTTAGCAGCCGGTAATACAGTTATCTTAAAACCTGCAGAGGATGCAATGTTGTGTGCTTATATGTTATGTCAATGTTTTTGGAGGGCAGGGGTGAGTAAAAATACTTTACAGTATCTTCCTGCCCGGGGCTCTGAGATAAGTAAGTATGTTATTCCTGATGAAAATGTTGATTATGTAATATTTACAGGTGGGGAAGAGAGTGCATATAAGATTATAGAGTCCCGCCCAGATATAGCTTTAAGTGCTGAAACGGGAGGAAAAGATGCCACAATTGTTACGGCTATGGCTGATCGCGATCAAGCACTTAAAAATGTAGTTGTTTCAGCCTTTCACAACTCCGGGCAAAAATGTTCGGCAACCTCTTTACTGGTTTTAGAAAAAGAGTTGTATGACGATCCAACATATAAACAAGCGATCAAAGAAGCAGTTGAGTCTTTAGAAACTGGTTCGGTATGGGATTTTAAAAATCGTATTGGAGCCCTTAGTAATTTGCCTAGCGGTAATTTAAAAAAATCACTTGACTACTTGGATGATACAGAGGAGTGGTTGGTACAACCTAAATACGCCGATGAACAAAATCCATATATGTTAAAACCTGCTGTTAGATGGGGGACTAAAAAAGGGGATTTTTGTCATATGCATGAACTTTTTGGTCCTGTTCTCAGTGTTATGTGTGCCGAAAACTTGAAAGATGCAGTAAATATAGTAAACTCTACGGGGTATGGACTGACATCGGGAATAGAAACGCTTGATGAGCGTGAGATAACATACTGGAAAGAGAACATCATTGCTGGAAATTTATATATTAATAGAGGTACGACGGGAGCGATAGTATTACGTCAACCCTTTGGTGGAATGAGAAAGTCGGCAATAGGCAGTGGTAAAAAAGCGGGTGGATTTAATTATGTCAGCCAATTTATGAATATCGAGTGTAATACACGAAGGAGTGATGAGCAAGAATCATCAGATTTTATTGAAGAGATGCGTAAGCTGTTTGCACAAGAGAAAGATTTTCAATCAGAGATACAAAAAGCATTAGCGTATGTTTCAGGATTTGTTTATTGGTATACAAAAGAGTTCTTACCGGATCATGATTATGTAAATATACGTGGTGAAAGTAATGTAATACGCTATTTGCCAGTTAATAGTGTGCTTTTACGTATAGAGGATAATGATAATTTTGAGGAAGTTCTGGCTACAATATTAGCAGTTAAAATGATAGATGTAAAACTTCATATATCACTACCAAAATTATCTCAAAGAGCTGAATTCAAATGGTTGGAGTCAAGCATCACAAGAATTTTAGGAAAAGATGATGCTATTGTTCGTGAAGATGAGGTGATGTTGGTGGATTCGATAAATAGATTTGAGAGAATTCGATTTTTATCTAAAGAGAACATCACGCAAAATATTTTCAATGCAGTTGCTGCTGATGCGAAATATATAGCATCTAACTCTTTTGTAACACACGGTCGATTAGAGCTGATGCACTATTTTATTGAACAGAGTGTGACCCATTCCTATCATAGATATGGTAATTTAGGTGTTCATGG
Above is a window of Sulfurimonas marina DNA encoding:
- a CDS encoding ABC transporter permease — translated: MPIFSILVLGFIFLFSFFGSYFYGVSPFTLEPQAILSSPSLTHPLGTDRLGRDLLARLIEGGKVSLIIGVGSALIASFIGLILGSIAGYFRGGVDKSFIILVDLFLTFPTFFLLLAMVSYMNASIFVLIVIISITGWMTTARLIRAESFKIGSQGYIKILDIAKVSKIKILLKYYAPILAPIYFVSFTFGVGGAILSESGLSFLGLGIVAPQMSWGTILSGGKDVVEIAWWVSFFPGLMIFLVTFSLINISNYLQHKTNQKDIQTT
- a CDS encoding AI-2E family transporter, with product MKEKQIGYYFIVLASVVIILAGIKTASSIIVPFLLSIFIAIILAPTFSYLKSKGLPSALSLVVVLGLFMLLIVLVVKLISTSAYQFTNNIEDYSSKLNIYYQYVVDFANTIGYTLTTESVSEMVNAKQIMKFISSMVQGVGALFTNGFVVILTVAFMLLEADTFVEKIKRSSKNGLSHIDEIFSKIKHYMIIKALISFVTAFIIYVALVLIGTDYPFLWAVLAFLLNFIPNIGSILAAVPAVLISLVELGFVSASLVAGIYVAVNIIIGSIVEPKIMGKGLGVSTLVVFLSLIFWGWLLGIVGMFLSIPLTIMAKIIFNANEKTQWIALLLDDGENLKK
- a CDS encoding proline dehydrogenase family protein — translated: MDISPTIHEEVKNLARSWQEKIEVSREAKEQEFHQMMLKMLHNPLNKIFLIELLDQSFRSNDTKRIADQLEYIFEKYGTTDFFSTFEQILIWLFREIGIYVSAISVPLFIKYLRNDISSIVIQGEDELLAKHLQKRKAEGTRVNINIIGEIVLSEAEAQKRQEKYIKVLQNQDIDYLSIKISNLFSQFVPYAHQNSVEKISARVEKIYEAALENGEKFVNLDMEEYKDIEITIDVFKSLLSQERFKGLYAGIVIQNYLPDAMSYIKDLTVWAKERVAEGGAPIKIRIVKGANQEMELTEASLRGWPAVTFSSKAQSDANFKVAMNYLLDPDVAPYVHTGVASHNLFDHALAVLLAKKRNVEQYLTAEMLEGMSEAAYQALKSEDINVVLYAPTATKETFTNAIAYLVRRFDENTAENNFLSHSFGLKVDSQEWKILLKSYDDAIALMENLDSKPYRTQDRNKEVEKEEFDIQNYHFTNEADTDFVLPQNRKWAEAIRDKWMNIGENGGIDAYPVISGEERKHQENKHDVYDKSQYHEKKKVGSFARATLEDMQLAVQTAKEDPDGWRELSQQQRQKVLMDVAEEFRKARGELIGIAAAEVGKVFSETDVEVSEAIDFLNFYPYSVEKLSSLEGISVTPKGVGVVISPWNFPIAIPVGGVAASLAAGNTVILKPAEDAMLCAYMLCQCFWRAGVSKNTLQYLPARGSEISKYVIPDENVDYVIFTGGEESAYKIIESRPDIALSAETGGKDATIVTAMADRDQALKNVVVSAFHNSGQKCSATSLLVLEKELYDDPTYKQAIKEAVESLETGSVWDFKNRIGALSNLPSGNLKKSLDYLDDTEEWLVQPKYADEQNPYMLKPAVRWGTKKGDFCHMHELFGPVLSVMCAENLKDAVNIVNSTGYGLTSGIETLDEREITYWKENIIAGNLYINRGTTGAIVLRQPFGGMRKSAIGSGKKAGGFNYVSQFMNIECNTRRSDEQESSDFIEEMRKLFAQEKDFQSEIQKALAYVSGFVYWYTKEFLPDHDYVNIRGESNVIRYLPVNSVLLRIEDNDNFEEVLATILAVKMIDVKLHISLPKLSQRAEFKWLESSITRILGKDDAIVREDEVMLVDSINRFERIRFLSKENITQNIFNAVAADAKYIASNSFVTHGRLELMHYFIEQSVTHSYHRYGNLGVHGLHLYKKQTQD